The following DNA comes from Anopheles arabiensis isolate DONGOLA chromosome 3, AaraD3, whole genome shotgun sequence.
CGGAAAGCGTGGCAAAGCTTTCGCTCCAAGTGGGGCGAATACCAGACCAAGCTCGAGCTGTGGCGCATGTCGCTGAAGACGATCGAGGGCAACTTCGGGACGGGCGTAGTCGCGTACTTCCTCTTTCTGCGCTGGCTAGTCTTCTTGAACCTGCTGCTGTTTCTGCTGATCTTTGCGTTCGTCGTACTGCCCCACCTAGTGCTGCGCGAACCGACTGACCTGCCATGCGATCTGGTGACGGATCCAACGTCTGTCCAGTGCTGCTCGGAAAGCTACGAGAATGTGACCCGTACGGCTCAGTTTTCGGTGCTGGATCTGATACAGGGCACGGGGTTCGTGGAGGGTACGCTGTTGTTCTACGGTATGTACACGAATCAGATATACGGCTACAGCCCAATGGAGGATCGAGCGTACCACACGGCGCGTCAGTTGCGCATGtccgcggcagcagcagcagcgattaATGGATCGACCGTGGAGACCAGTAGGCTGCTGGAAAGCGACCTGCCCGACCCGGAGCGGCAAACGATCCTGTACTACGATCTGCCCCTCGTGTACGTGATCATCATTGCGATCTACTACATCATCACGCTCGTCGCCATCATGCGGGCGGTCGTGCGCCAGTTTAAGGATCGAATCGCCGAGGGCGAAGGCCTGTTCTACCAGTACTGCAACCTGGTGTTCGGCGGGTGGGACTTTTGCATCCACAACCAGAAGTCGGCCGACATCAAGCACCGGGCGCTACACAACGAGATCAAATCGCTGCTCTACCAGAAGCGGTTCGAGCACGAGCGCAACAATCGGTCGCGCGAGTTTATGCTCAAGCTGATCGCGATCCGGATGCTGGTCAATCTGGTCGTGTTTGTGATACTGCTGCTCGCTGCCATTACGATCTACGTGCTGTTTAACGTGTCGCTGGCCGAGCTGGAACCGAACTTTACGCCCTCACACCCCGTCAGCTTCAGCGAGGGCATCGGTAACCGGACGCTGTACATGAGCTGGCCGTCGTCCTGGTCGGTGTTTTCGTCCGCGTCCCAGCGCGGTGCCATATCGTTCGCCAGCACCATCACGCCACTGCTCTCGTCGATCAGCGATGAGGTGGgagcgggtggtggtggtagtggaggGTTCAATGCGACCGACCCGACGATGGAGCGGCTGTCGCTGGAGGAGAAGCTGCGCGTGCTGTTCTACGAGTTCCTGCCGTACCTGGCGATCGTGTGCATGAATCTGGTCGTGCCGCAGCTGTTCAACTATCTGGTGCAGTACGAAAAGTATTCGCCGCTGTTCGTGATCAAGATCAGCCTGTTCCGGACCGTGTTTCTGCGGCTGTCGTCGCTGGCGGTGCTGCTCAGCCGGTTCTACTTTCTCATCACGCCCATGAACGTGACgcagaagctgctgctgaatgCGTCGTCCGAGCAGGGCGTGGAGCAAATCCTCACGACCACGTTGGCTCCTTCGACGACCACTGCCATGCCCgttactactaccaccaccatcagcagtaCCAGCACCACACAAGCCGCAGCCAGTCTCGTGACCACCGTCGCATATCAGCTGCCCGAAGCAAATGCCTCACTCGTAGCGAATCTAACCGCAACGACGATCTCAGTACTGGGCACACTCCTTCTCGACCGCCAATCGCCCGTGGCCGAGGCAcagacgcagcagcagcagttgcccACCCAATGCTACGACGAGCAGAACGGTGCGCCACAATGCTGGGAAACATTCGTCGGTCAGCAGTTCTACAAGCTGTTCATCGTCGACTTTGCGACGCACTTTCTCGTGACGTTCTTCGTGAACTTTCCGCGGGCACTGTTTGCGCGCCACTCGAGCTCCCGGCTGGCCAAGTTCATCGGCGAGCAGGAGTTCGAGCTGTCCAAGCACGTGCTGGACGTGATCTACTCGCAGACGCTCTGCTGGCTCGGCACGTTCTACGCGCCCTTCCTGCCGGCGATCGCCGCGCTGCTGACGTTTCTGATGTTTTACATCAAGAAGTTCGCCTGCCTGGTGAACTCGAACCCCTCCGCCATCCTGTACCGGGCGTCCCGGTCCAAGTCGCTGTTCATGTCGACGCTGCTGATCTCGTTCACGCTCGCGCTCGTGCCGGTGGTGTACGCGCTGGCCGAGATCGTACCGTCCCGGTCGTGCGGTCCGTTCCGCGGGCTGCCGTCGGTGTGGGATCGGGCCATTGCGGCGTTCATGAAGATGCCGCAGTTCTTCCAGAACGTTATCTTCTACTTCGGCACGGCCAGCTTCGCCATACCGTGCTTTGTGGTGCTGACGTTCTTCATCTACTACTATTACGCCGTGTCGACGGCCAACCGGCACATGGTGCAGGTGCTGAAGCAGCAGCTGGTGCTCGAGGGCCACGATAAGCAGTTCCTGCTCAGCCGGCTCAGCCTGTTcatcaagcagcagcaggagtacCAGAAGCGCATGATGCGCCAAGCggccgaacagcagcagcagcagcagcagcaatatcAGCAGCAACACTCCGTTTCGAGCAACACGGCAAACAATGTGATACCGCCGCCGTCGGcataccagcagcagcagccaccggTTGTGCCACCGCCCCGGACCAATAGTCAGTCGCAAGCATCGGAACCGACGCCGGCCCTACCTCCCCGGGCTGACCGCGACTCCAAGCCGAGCAGTCGCGATCGGCCGAAGGatctgccgccgccgccaatCCCGGCTAGTGGTTCCAGTTCCACCGGCAATACGACGGGTGCGAACTGAGGCGACCCAGCAAATACCATGAGATTAGCACACAGACTAACCAACGTTTGTTCCTTTCCTCTTCTCTCGTCCCCGAGGTGGACCGAGAGCGGACGTGCGCGACACACGCCTGCCGATCGTGATATTATATTCCAACTATTAGGTTCACTTATGGTTTTATGAAATCAGGCGAAattaatgttatttatttgttaagcTACTCCAGCACTTTAGGTTATTAGATTTGAGTTTAGATAAAACGCGGTGCTTCGGTACTGTCCGGCGAAGGGAAGCGAACTTTATCAGTGGCCAACAGAGCAAACGCCGAGACCTCCTTCGCAAGATATTATCGGTCAGGTTTAAGACTCCAAACTCCTCAAACTGAGACGCAGTTTTTTGAGAGCGGGTTTATCTCACTTTTGGAGTGTATTGTAAAAAAAGGTTTGCTAATAATCGGAGGGtctccttttcctcttttatCGCTCGCTTTGTACATATATGACTCTACGTTAGTGTAATCTTCTTTGCGTGtttgtgaatatttttaagtgcAGCGTTATAGTGAGCAACTGATCACTAGCTTAGGtatctgtgtttgtgtgtttgtatatcATTGTGATAGTATAATATATGCAGCGTAACGTGACATGCTCTCGAGCCgaacgagaagaagaaaaagtggAAATAAGATCGATCTAAGAACAAGAATGTCGTCAAGCAAATAGCGCAAATGATACCAATTGGAATGATTTGAGCAAAAAAAGTCATATTGAACAAAATTAAGTTTGGATTGGATTCAGAGGACCAACACTAAAACCACTCCAGGTCCACAGAGGCGATTGAAGCATCAATACGAGTGAAATATGGAATAGAGCGAGCAGAGGTAGCGTGTATTAGCACAATCtagaacagaaaaaagacTTTTTCCCAGCAAACCAAAAATAGGCAAATTGTTTAGATGAAATCATTGAAAGCGAAGGCTCTAAAACCACTGATCGATCAGGAGACCCTTTCGCACGAGTGAACACAAAATACCGACATTGAGACTGCCTACTTTTAAACTTTAGTTAGTGAACGAACGCCACCGTGCTGAACGATCGCCCCAACATTGGTATCATCCATCGGCCCAAATGGGCCATTCCCGAAAtagccacaaacacaaacatgtaTGCTCAATGTACCATAGGTCAGCTTTTGGAATGATTTACTACAATCGTTAACAATATGCCGCGAACAGCATACAGGATGCACGTTTTTATACTTTCAACATACAAGTGCTTCGGATGAACAAGAAGTTACATAAATGCATCGAAATAATAACTGGCTTTAACGTGTTTAAAGCCAATCAGCTACAATGCAGCTCCTATACATAGATTTCCGCGTCATTCGGTACGCTTTCGCGCACAATAAAGCATGTGTGCGCGCGAAGTTCATCTTTTACGTAAATCCTCATCTCAAACATCTTATTCAGGACTACCGACGCACGGTGTAATATTCAACAGTCAGCATATGAGTCGGCATGATTTCTGGTAGCATGCAGCTAGTACGATAATATTATAcgtaaaacataattttatgtCGAAGGATTTAAACTAAGATCTCAATGAAAACCACACTACAGTAGCTACAACGCGACGTTCGGTTGGTTTTGCAGAGACATTGTCAGCCGGAAGCGAGAGTGGCGAGAGTGTGAAGAAAAgcttacaaacaaaaagctacCACCAGATCGGAGCATCAGGtaaaaccaataaattattCGTCAAAATACAAACATGTGCaatatttagtttgttttcAGTATGCCAATTGCGGTGTtgcaaaagggaaagaaattcGTTCTTAAATTTATAAAGTTTGTGTTAGTCAATTCGAGACTCTTAcgatattatttatttttaaagtttaaacGCGTGATGTTTCTGTGTAAAATTGTTTAACAAACttattttcattacaaaaGTATTCGTTACGAATAGTTCATGCACTCGGAATTGTATGCTCATTTTCAGCGAAAATCAGTTTCGGGTTTTCTTGTATAATTCGAACAGCTTTtagaattctttttttttttgtatagatGCATAAGGGGGAAAACATATGCAAATAATTCCCGTGCACAAGCAATGTGATCATATAACGTCAGAACTCCGAGTGAAACATAGATTTTATACTCCTACCAAGAAAAACTCAATCTTAAAAACTTTCTTCAATTGCAAGTTTTGCATTGTTACACATTTCGGCTTTACTCAAATGGTTTTCAATAATGTATGAAAAGTAACTGACATCTGAAACCTTTCTTACATTTGTTGGATTAATTGTGTCACTAAGCCCGTTCAAGTACCGACACTATCCAATCCTTTTCAGGCGTTACAAACTGTGTCgttgaaatttcaatttcaattggTTCGTCccatcttatttttttttaagtcgTAATCATAATTACTTATCAAGTATTCAATCGTTTTACCGGTTTTGTCCAACTGATGCGATATAATTGGTGCTTGCAATTTATATTCACTTTCATCAATTTCGTCCAGCAATACATCTTTGGTTTGAAATACACATTTCGGCGATGCCTCTTTCAGTATTGGGTTGTAATAAGAAGCACAAGTCCACCGTTTACGAAACATGCAGGCCTCCGAGTCTGCCACCGAACGCTTTAAGTATGCTTCACAGTCACCATGATACATCTGGTAAATGTCATAGAAACCTTTCGTATCTGTGTAAAGAATATAACAATTATAAATGTGTCTAGTTATGCATGAGTTTTGAGGGCACTTACGCTCAACCCAAACTTTTTGATGCGTAGGGAAGTGTGTCTCGTTCAACCAAATGCATCCGGGGAAGATGCTCCAGTTTGGTTCATATGCCGACACCAACGTCACAATGGCAAAGTTATGCTCTTTTGTGGTTTTATTGTACATTGGATGATACTCTATCTTACTCATGCGAATTACTGTTGGATCGTTTGCGTTTCTTGGCCATATACCACCGAAACGTACCACGTTAGGTCCCGAATCTCTCCGTTGAAGGCAAGAAGCCATTGTAATGACGTCATGAGTTGTGATGAGGTATCCTGTACATTCAATAAATTCATGTGGTGGGTATGACCATCCTATTTCAACCTTTGAAAATAGCAAcgtttatttaaatttcaagaAAATTACTGTAATGAAATTTACGGTAGCATACCGACCAGGTGAGGAGATTGATTATCCAACGAACTGTCATCCATCGCCTTAGCGTGTCGTTCTTGTCGTAAATGGCTGTAATACTGCGGACATGCTTCCAGATCTTTTTCTATCGAGCTTATCGTTTGTTGTGGACAACAAACTACCGTGCTGTTGGTACAAAAAGTGATAAGCTTGCTATCTTTTAGCCGTTGTTCGATAGAGGGACAGTTTGAAATATCCGCACACGTTCCTTTGACTCCATCGGAATATCCACATTTGTCGGCATATCGAAGATCAGAATCAACGTATGTTACTCCTTCAAAGGACATGTTTGTGTTCTGTTTATTCTTTGCAGGCAGTAATACTGACTCGAACCATGCCTTGTGAATGCTAAACCGTATTCCAATCATCGGAGTGTCTACGTCGGTGTCATGCCCAACAAGATTCAGTCCTACTACATAGTAATGTACTCGTTTAATTCCATGAATTGGAGCGCCCAATTGTATTTGGTAAGAGCTTTGTGTCGAAGATGGTTCGTAGTGCAAACACAAATACTTATCCATCGAGTCTTGTGGCAGTTGGTATCGTTCACGCAGTGCTGCAAGACactgttgatttttttctagGGTTGTTACTAATGTTGTTGATGACTTTTGATATTCtgggaaaacattaaaataattgccAAATGGGAAATTATGCATTAATATGACATTAGATATGCATTATTGATATTAAACACAACATCGTTAACGTTCTTCTCACCAGTTTGAAACTTCTCAGTTACTACTGCTTTTACTCCAAGTTGGTAAGATGAATTAATTTCATCATACCATCCACAGATTGTTGGAACGAATTTAACTGGAGATTCTAGTttcacaacagcaacatcgtCATAATTGGGCTCGGCAGTGCGCGTGTAGTTGGGATGAACGATGATTTCGCGAATGTTCAGTTCCgataaatcataaaacaacacCTTCGAAGGAGGAATCCTAAAAATGGAAGAAGTAAAGCTTTTGCTTGGTTGGTTTACGTATTGTTGTTCATACTCACCCCAAATATGAAGTACATCGTGCCAATGTAACAATTGCGTCAGACTCTACGTGCGCACCGTAGCAAGAGGACACGTTTGTCGCCAACTCGTCTGCCCACAGCAACTTTACGGTATGAGAGTTGAaaggcattttatttttattcggATCAAAATCATCCTCAGTCAAAAAATCCTCATCATCGATATAATTGTTCGTATGCTCTCGCAAATGTTTGTAATAATCAATACAAATGTTTGGATCGAAAATGTAGGTCGTTGCCTCTGATTCTCCAAAGCTTTCGAGAGTCGCAGTGATCCATTCATGGAACTTGAATATTGGAATGTATGCGTAAACATTCTCGATATTGCATTGTATTCCTACTAAAAGTGGAACGTTTTTGCCATCATGGGACAATCTCATTTCTATCTGTCCAATATACCATATCTGTGAATGCatgagaagtaaaaaaatgtgtCAACAATAGAAAGATACCATCCACCGGAAACTTACCGAACACTTGTCCATACTCTCGATCTCTTCACATGTTTCTTTTAATTCAGAACTATTAGCCCGTTTGGCAAATGATAACGCTGTAGTACATTTTGAAGCATCAATCGGGAGCAAGGGTTCTTTTGTGATTATATCGGCTGTCAGGTATAAATGAAATCATAATACTCCGAAGTTTGCTTAGTTTAGTATAAACACTTACAATCGTCTTCATATAATGGAACGTACAGCTTTTTGGCAGACATCTCCTCATTAGGCCATAAACAGGCTGGAATGATATACTGATTGAAACTGCACAATacacaaacataaaatattcGCCAAATAATGTAAACCAGTAGCAAATATTCATTTGTTCTAGGGGTAAATACATACATAACTTTTTTCTCCAGCTTCATAAGCGCGATGTTATAGAGCCTCGTCCTTGTTTCGTAATTTGGATGAACTACGAAATTCACAATTTTCAGCTGTTGGTCGAtatgatcatcatcataccATGGCTTTTTATGGAACTGTGCTAGGTATGACGCACTGGTGAAAAAGAAGATTATTCCGTATTTCTATTTCGTTGGCAAGGGGTATGGGTGGTATGAAATCCTACATGCACCCTACATAGAAGTAAAAGCTGCAAAATGATTGAAAAGCACTGGActtggtgtgttgtgtgagAATCGTTCCACAGAGCATCGCTTTAAACTATCTGTTAACTATCAGACGACTAACAAAAAGTGAACTAGAAAGCGTGCAGTATTTTCACTGTACGTGAAACATGCCATAGTCCAAAATTTACATTAGCGGTGAACCATTTTGTGATTCCATAATAATACCTTCGCTTCCGGATGCAGTAGCCAGCACCTAAAATCACATTTTCCGATGTCAATGATCCCATACATGTTATCAATTTAGCTTTCTCCAATAAAATGACAGCTGCATGTGGAAATTCGAATGCAGAAGTAAGAAATAACTCAGACGCAGTATATTTTGTAGATAATCGTTCGTTGCATTCTAGAAATTGCAAAAACATGTAAATTAGCATAGAATTCAATTGTTTCTTTTACAAACACTTACCATGCAGTGATGTTCTCTGGTTTGGTAAAACATCTTTTGCGAAAGCTGAAATTTTCGATTGgagttatttttaaaattaaatccctAATATTTATCAATATATAGTAAGCCACTGTATAAAGCACATAATTATTGATTCTTACCACGTGATAAAGTTAAAGTTAAAACCACAAGCACAACGCGTAACATTAGAGGATCAAACATCTTCACAACTCGACGGTTTGGGCACGAATGATAACGCACGTTGGATCCAACTTTTTAGCTGCAAAGCTCGATTAGAAACTGGTTGCCAAAAATCTAATATCGGAAACGGAAATGTGGGGAATCTCAGGAACAGAAAACTGTTAATAGATATCTTTTAACCAGTTTTTGATATAATCTCttgatacagggtttaccaagtcacTTTGCGATGTGAGCTGCACAACTCATCTCACTTGAGACGTATTTCTATTCTGACGTGCTACTTCATTTGCcccgaaataattttatatcccgccgcattcattttcattcatcaTATGAAGTCTTTTCACAGGGGATGTTAGCTGTACTTTATTAAAATTGTACTGTACTGTAATGTAGGTACTTTATTAAAACACTAATATAACAGTACACATCATAAATAATACTCAAGCACAATACACACTAAAATACTCGGCCGCGCGCCAGCCGCTTCGAGCGCCCCTGCcaagagctcctgctcgatcggccttcgtgcacactctgctcggcgctcggcacacactaagccttgcgcgcttagtgtgtgcgacagtgtgcgtgtacacactgtcgtccccctggacgttgaccggtggcagcaaGGTTATTAGACTCTATACAGGTTGTGACAAAGGCCTGTTTTGGCCGATttctaataaaaaatgaatgaaaaaaatttGACAGACAAattggaatggtttgtttacaattggactggtttgtttacaattcgACTGGTTGCAACTGGATTGCAATCGTGCAATAGTACGATGTTTTAGGTTGAATTGTTAAATTATTGTAaatctaattttaattatGTACTTTCTACTGGACTTGTGTCGAAAGTGGAAATTTGATTCATATTTtagtgaaatgaaaaagaaataattttatttttttatttctcataGAGTTTCATCACACGAGTTTCCTTTCCGTCCAAGAACAGTCCTGTGATCtagtgatgggcgtttcggaGCGCACCAACACGTTAGtctggagccggctccgacttTTTCCCGGAGCCGGCttcgcaccaacggctccggagcaagctccgctccgacgactccggagccggctccgctccaacggctccgcacCAATGGCTCTGCAGCCGGCTCTGGACTAACAGCTCTGCATTCACGGCTCCGTTCCAACGGCTGCGGAGCCGGCTTCGGGCCCACTGTTCTGGAGCCGGCGACGAATCAACGGCTCTGGACCAACGCCTCCCGACTAACGGTTCAATAGAGACAGCATTGTACGATAGcgtagtaaaaaaaacgaatatatcTTCTCGTGGAAGCTAACACACGATGTGATTGCAGTATTGACATGTATGACGTTGTGTAGCATTCGTTGGTCTCGCCTTTCGTAACTATATTCAAAAgtcatcgattttttttgataaattattttaagcaTGACCTTCTCCGCTGTTTACGGATTTCCTCGATTGAAACTTTATTGAAAAAGTTTGTTTGGTCCCTTGTGTTAAATccagctccggagccgttggagctgagccggctccggagccgttggtgcagAGCCGGCTCCTGAACCGGCTTTGAAGCCGTGGGTGCAGAGCGGGCTCCGGAACCGGCTTTGGAGCCGTGGGTGCAGAGCCGGCTCCAAAATTatctggagccggtcggagccggctccgacttCGGAGCAAATTACCGTTCCTTCTAAAAGCAACTGCTATTCGTGATGGTTGAGGAGCCGTTTTTTCTGGCTGTTACTCTGTATACTGCTCTGTTACTCTGTGGCTGTTACGCCACCACGCGGAAAAGCATACTAGCGTCATATACCACATATACTAGTATCTCTTCCCTCCTAACAGCAAAGCATGATGTACCCAGAACCTAAATAACCAGCAACAGCGACTCCAGGGTCCAAGAGGTCTGACACGCAGACTGGATGCATGTGACCACTTCATATTTCATCTCAGCCCACTACAGTATAAACTGTTACCACGAGTTTTTCGTATAACGAGCATATTCAAATGCTCTACAAGTACCCTTCTTCACGAGGAAAATCTCGCATTACGATCCGAGGTGTATCGtatgataatattttttatttttgatagaGGCAGATAAACCCTATCcacattatttcatttttcctaCAAATTATATGATAAAGAGTAGGAGAAAGAGATGAATATGAGGGTCACCGAGTAAAGTACTTGTGAAGGGAGAGTAGTGGTTGAGCCGGGAAGTAAATGTTGAACGGTCCTGTTGTAACAATTATAATTAGGAAATAAACCATAAGTATATTTGTGCTTATGCATAGTGGTTATTTAAGTTATTGTCCGCGGTTCCATGTCGGTCCGTTGCAGTCGTCGTGTTCGAGACGATCGTCTATGCTGCCACTGTTGCCGTTCCAgttcaaagaaaacaaatgttCATTACGTTCTGGCTGCAGCCTTATTCCTGTGGGGGTCGATGATTCATGTCACCTTGGGTGTTGCTTAAGCAGTGTTTTAGTAAGGACGAGACCATGCCACACAAGCTTCTACTTTATCATCATCTCAGCACCGCAATTTCGAAGGAGGGATTCGCATCATCCCCACTGCCGCAAGTTCGTCAGCGCCGTCGCGGTCCTAGCTCGGGTCAAGTGCAATAGCGGAACGAAAGTGATGCCGGTAGCATTTTTTGCACCACATCATCACAGGTTCCCTGACCAACATCGTCAAAAGGGTGTCATCACATCGATACTCTTTCACTGAATTATTCCGTGTCCGTTCCACTCCGAATAAAGGACGAGCTGTTATGCGCGAAGCAACATGGGATCTGGCCACTTCCCACACGAGGGGCAGCATCTGGAATAACCCAGTTTggacactgctgctgctgggcggcaTGAACCCTCGTCCACTGAAGCTGGGACTGCAATACCAAACCTGTAGAACAATTGAAACTGCTGAGACAATCCGACGATATCCAGGGCAGGTAAGCAAAACTGACTCAGCATTAACCAATCCAACATAGAAGTCATATTCTATAAATGATATAACGAGTTAGCATTAAGAAAAAATGTAGCAGtaatttcttcttctgtaAACTTATTTATGTTGTTCATGCCAAGCAACAGCTGGCCGGCATCTATTTtgacagacaaattgtaaacaagGTATCCATAATGGTGACCCTCTAAAACGCTCTGTCGTAACCTGTATAGAGTCTAATAACCTtgggtggcagcgcaactgccacggcaagtccaggggtcggcacgcatggctgcccacaacataatggatgaaaatgaatgcggagggatagaaaattatttcggggTAAATGAAGTAGCAGGTGAGAATAGAAATACGTCTCAAGTGAGATGAGTTGTGCATCGCAAAGTGACTTGTtaaaaaaccctgtaaagctGAAGATCAACTTAATGACCTTGACTCCACGATACAGGGGTTTCTAGCATCAAACAATTTGATTTATCAGCGATAAATGCTCATTCGTTTATAACTATGTTCatgtgtgctgttttgtgtgtgccgtaACGGTGCTTTAGCTTTTAGCGTAGTTTTACGAATTTTAGCTTAGCTATAACATATTCTGAAGAACGTCATGTAAATCCAAATACAATCCTGACCATTCGTGGATAAGGGACAAACTTTTCCGTGTGACACCAGTGACTGTCCACAACGTGCAGACCAGCGTAGATACATACGCCCTGATGGATGAGGCGTCTTCACTGACCATAGTGGATGCTGCACTAGCAGAACAACTGGGTCTCAACGGCGTTCGAGAGCCGTTATAGATGTGCTGGATTGGCAACATTAAACGACAGGAAGACTTATCGCAGTGCGTCCAACTGCAGA
Coding sequences within:
- the LOC120901780 gene encoding transmembrane channel-like protein 7; the encoded protein is MSGGKDRRSRASKTQGWEEAGGEFYQESYPADLEGMQRDPSKIATLLPSKQTRNATTRRVRPAQGQDTKGGTRRRASFSTVARRGSQYHEMQVATLPDLSENLINEERTWEEIREIKSMPVPMAQKREMKAQLQNATKLRLQGFEQIKWRRRKAWQSFRSKWGEYQTKLELWRMSLKTIEGNFGTGVVAYFLFLRWLVFLNLLLFLLIFAFVVLPHLVLREPTDLPCDLVTDPTSVQCCSESYENVTRTAQFSVLDLIQGTGFVEGTLLFYGMYTNQIYGYSPMEDRAYHTARQLRMSAAAAAAINGSTVETSRLLESDLPDPERQTILYYDLPLVYVIIIAIYYIITLVAIMRAVVRQFKDRIAEGEGLFYQYCNLVFGGWDFCIHNQKSADIKHRALHNEIKSLLYQKRFEHERNNRSREFMLKLIAIRMLVNLVVFVILLLAAITIYVLFNVSLAELEPNFTPSHPVSFSEGIGNRTLYMSWPSSWSVFSSASQRGAISFASTITPLLSSISDEVGAGGGGSGGFNATDPTMERLSLEEKLRVLFYEFLPYLAIVCMNLVVPQLFNYLVQYEKYSPLFVIKISLFRTVFLRLSSLAVLLSRFYFLITPMNVTQKLLLNASSEQGVEQILTTTLAPSTTTAMPVTTTTTISSTSTTQAAASLVTTVAYQLPEANASLVANLTATTISVLGTLLLDRQSPVAEAQTQQQQLPTQCYDEQNGAPQCWETFVGQQFYKLFIVDFATHFLVTFFVNFPRALFARHSSSRLAKFIGEQEFELSKHVLDVIYSQTLCWLGTFYAPFLPAIAALLTFLMFYIKKFACLVNSNPSAILYRASRSKSLFMSTLLISFTLALVPVVYALAEIVPSRSCGPFRGLPSVWDRAIAAFMKMPQFFQNVIFYFGTASFAIPCFVVLTFFIYYYYAVSTANRHMVQVLKQQLVLEGHDKQFLLSRLSLFIKQQQEYQKRMMRQAAEQQQQQQQQYQQQHSVSSNTANNVIPPPSAYQQQQPPVVPPPRTNSQSQASEPTPALPPRADRDSKPSSRDRPKDLPPPPIPASGSSSTGNTTGAN
- the LOC120901781 gene encoding uncharacterized protein LOC120901781, producing the protein MPFNSHTVKLLWADELATNVSSCYGAHVESDAIVTLARCTSYLGIPPSKVLFYDLSELNIREIIVHPNYTRTAEPNYDDVAVVKLESPVKFVPTICGWYDEINSSYQLGVKAVVTEKFQTEYQKSSTTLVTTLEKNQQCLAALRERYQLPQDSMDKYLCLHYEPSSTQSSYQIQLGAPIHGIKRVHYYVVGLNLVGHDTDVDTPMIGIRFSIHKAWFESVLLPAKNKQNTNMSFEGVTYVDSDLRYADKCGYSDGVKGTCADISNCPSIEQRLKDSKLITFCTNSTVVCCPQQTISSIEKDLEACPQYYSHLRQERHAKAMDDSSLDNQSPHLVEIGWSYPPHEFIECTGYLITTHDVITMASCLQRRDSGPNVVRFGGIWPRNANDPTVIRMSKIEYHPMYNKTTKEHNFAIVTLVSAYEPNWSIFPGCIWLNETHFPTHQKVWVEHTKGFYDIYQMYHGDCEAYLKRSVADSEACMFRKRWTCASYYNPILKEASPKCVFQTKDVLLDEIDESEYKLQAPIISHQLDKTGKTIEYLISNYDYDLKKNKMGRTN
- the LOC120901236 gene encoding uncharacterized protein LOC120901236, coding for MKLEKKVIFNQYIIPACLWPNEEMSAKKLYVPLYEDDSDIITKEPLLPIDASKCTTALSFAKRANSSELKETCEEIESMDKCSIWNTMQYRECLRIHSNIQVP
- the LOC120901237 gene encoding uncharacterized protein LOC120901237, whose product is MFDPLMLRVVLVVLTLTLSRAFAKDVLPNQRTSLHECNERLSTKYTASELFLTSAFEFPHAAVILLEKAKLITCMGSLTSENVILGAGYCIRKRRYYYGITKWFTANVNFGLWHVSRTVKILHAF